TCATTCCAATTACAATTTCACAATACCTCTGTTCAAATAATAAACAAAAATTATTTTTACAAAATATGCAGCCGAAAAGACTGCATATTATTTATACTTTAAGATCAGCTTCTAATCCTATCAGCTCTTTGTTTGCATCAATAATCGGCTGAACTTCATTTGCAATGAATTCTTCCGTTTGAATAGGTGCAAAACCAATGAAATTTTTAGGATCAAGAACTTCTTTTAATTTTGATTTATCTAATTTTAATGAATCATCATTCAAGATTCTTTCGATAAGATCGTTTTCTAGACCTTCTTCTTTTACCTTTTTAGATGCTTCCATAGAATGAACTCTGATTACTTCGTGAATTTCCTGACGGTCACCACCAGCTTTCACTTCTTCCATGATGATGTATTCTGTCGCCATGAAAGGAAGTTCTTCCATAATATGTTTGTTGATTCTGTTCGGATAAACCACGATTCCGTTCATGATGTTATTCCAAATCAATAGAATTGCATCAACCGCTAAAAACGCTTGAGGAATGGTTAATCTCTTGTTTGCAGAATCGTCCAATGTTCTTTCAAACCATTGTGTTGAAGCAACCATTGCAGAACTTGTCGTTAAAGACATTACGTATTTTGCCAATGCTCCGATTCTTTCGCTTCTCATCGGGTTACGCTTGTAAGCCATTGCAGATGAACCGATTTGGTTTTTCTCGAACGGCTCTTCAATTTCTTTCAAATTTTGAAGTAAACGTAAATCGTTTGTGAATTTATGTGCAGATTGTGCGATATTACCTAATAAGGCAACCACTTTTGCATCGATTTTTCTATCGTAAGTCTGTCCTGAAACGCCGAATACTTTTTCGAAACCGAATCTCTTTGACAATTCTTTATCTAAATGTTTTACTTTAGAATAATCACCGTTGAAAAGCTCCAAGAAACTTGCTGCAGTTCCGGTTGTTCCTTTTACACCTCTGAATCTTAATGTTTCCAAGAAGAAATCAAGCTCTTCGATGTCAAGAACTAAACTTTGTAACCAAAGTGTTGCTCTTTTTCCAACAGTTGTTAACTGAGCTGGTTGGAAGTGAGTGAATCCTAAAGTTGGAAGGTCTTTATATTGAATTGAAAAATCAGCAAGATTCTTCATCACGTTCACCAACTTTTTCTTTAAAATTAAAAGTCCGTCACGGATCTGAATTAAATCTGTATTGTCTCCTACAAACGCCGAAGTTGCTCCTAAGTGAATAATTCCCTTTGCAGAAGGCGCCACATCACCATAAGCGTGAACGTGAGCCATTACATCGTGACGGAATTTTTTCTCGTATTCTGCTGCTTTATCGTAATCGATATTGTCAACATTCGCTTTCAACTCAGCAATTTGCTCGTCTGTAATTTCAAGACCTAAGTCTTTTTCGATTTCAGCCAGAGCAATCCAAAGCTTTCTCCAATTCTGGAATTTATTGTTGTGTGAAAAGTTAAACAACATCTCTTCGCTTGAATAGCGTTCTTCCAAAGGATTTTTGTAGGAATTCATTTCTTTACTTTTACTTTTTAGATATGCAAAAATAAGGATTTTCGGTGAGAGATAAAAATCGTGATGTTGGTTTTAAATTTTGTTTAAATCAAACTTATTTTAATCGATTTAAAATTCATTTTTAGTTCAGATAAATTCCAAAAAACCACGTCCAGGCTATTAAAATAATCTGCATAGGAATTCTTTCTTTATACAGATAGCTCATTCCGGGACCCGAATAATCTGCTTTAAAAAGATTGACTTTTTTTCTTGATGAATTAATATTCGCAATAAAAACTAACACCAAAAAGATAATCAACAAAATTGAAGTCAGCTCACGAATTGAAGGAATCATCAAACCAATTCCTGCCGCAATTTCGATAATACCGGTAAAGTAAACCCAAAACATTTTTGCAGGCATAAATTCAGGAATCATTAAAGCCATTCCTTTTTGGAATTTAAAATGAGCAAAACCTGTGAATAGTATAAAAACTGCCATTCCGAGGTTTCCTGAAAAGAGAAAGTTCCAGTTTCCCTGAAAGATTTTTGTCCCCAGTAGCGCTAAAGCAAATGTTATGAAAAGGATTGATAGTAGTTTCATGATAATTATTTAGATTCCTACAGATTACGAAGATTTTCGCAGATGATTGAGGATATTTTTTAAAGTTAAATAAAAAAGAGGCTTTCTCTAAAAACCTCTTGATATAAATTATTCAAATCATATTATTTAGATTCGGAAAGATCTTTTACAATCTGTAAGCCTTTTGTAAACCCTTCATTCATATGATCTTTCCATTCGCTCTCAGCTTGAACTTCTGCCTGAAGCTTTACCGTTCCGTCATCCAGGGAAATCAGGAAATATTTTTCAAAAGAACCGTTCCACTCCATCACTTCTTTGCTTTGGGTGTCTTCGTTTCCGTCTTTATCGACCATTCCCAAATGTTTAAAAACAATCTGATCAGGTTTTTCCAAACTATCAATTGTAGAAACCATTCCTTCACCATCTGTGTTTGTGAAATAGGTTTTCCCACCGACCTGCCAATCAGATTTCATCAATGAAATAGATTTAGGATTAAAAAATTTCGTCCATTCAGAGTAGGTTTGGGGAGTCCACAAAACATCCCATATTTTTTCTTTAGGAGCATCAATAATGATATTGTATGATAAATTTTCCATGATAATGATTTTTTGGCGTGTATTATTTAACTTAAAAAATCATTTGTGTCTTTGAAAGTAATCATCAGTAAATTAAAGCTGATTTTCCGACAGATTCTTCACATTCTGAAGTGCTGCAGGAAATTTTTCCTCAAAAAAATCTTTGAATTCTGGCGAAGATTTAATTGTGGCTTTTAATATTGTTTCTTCTTCTGTTTCCTCTAAAGTATAAGTTTCTGTGGCATCACCCCAATCTTGTGGGGTTTCTATCCCATCATAAATTTCACCCAAATGCAGAAAAGTCATCTCTTTATTGGGATCGTTTTTCAAAACACGGCTGTACATTCCGTTGTTATTAGGATCAAAAAACTTTATAATACTGCCTTCATCCCAAGTTCCCACATAGAAAGAACCTTTTGTGAATGCGGAAGTCCATTGTCTGTAATGCATATCGTCCCACAGAACGGTCCATATTTTTTCGGGACTTGCATTGATTTTTATTTCAAATTCTAAAACTTCCATGGTTTAGGTTTAGGTTTAGGTTTAGGTTTAGGTTTAGGTTTAGGTTTAGGTAAAATTATTTATACTTCATCAAAATCTTCGCCATTCATGTGGATAATTTCACTGGTGATAAAACCAACTACACTCTTGACCAAAATTTTCATGAAAAAATAACGTCTAACATCCAGCTTTCATCATTCAACTAAGAATTATAAGCTTCTTCTAAGTCTTTAATCACAATTTTTTGCATTTTCATCATTGCTTGCACTACTTTTTGAGCTTTCAGCTGATCAGAATCGCTCATCAATTCAATGAGTCTTTTGGGTACAATTTGCCAGCTCATTCCGAATTTATCTTTTAGCCAACCACACATGCTTTCTCTTCCCCCTTCTGCTGTTAACGAATTCCAAAGGTTATCTGTTTCTTCCTGATTATTTGTCATAATGACCATAGAAATCCCTTCATTAAAATCAAACTTGTGATCATAAGAATTATCCATGCAAAACATCGAATAACCGTCGATTTCAAAATGGGCATGCTGTACGTTTTCCGGAATTTCGTGGTTTTCACCATTTACTCCTTCTCCATATTTCAGCACGCTTTCTATTTTTGAGTTTGGAAAAACATGAGTGTATAATTCCATTGCTTCTGATGCTTTTCCGTTATTTTGATGAATAAACATTAAAGTCGGAATAATTCTTTGCTCGCTTTTCTTTTCACCTAAATACAATTGCCATGTAACGCCAAATTTATCTCGGATCCAACCATATTTTTTACTCCAAGGATAAGAATCTAACGCCATCAAAACAATTCCTCCGTCTTCCAATTGATCCCAATATTTCTGAACTTCGTCTTCCGTTTCACACATCACCATAAACGAAACTGAAGCATTTTTTTCAAAATGAGGGCCACCGTTCAAAAGCATTATTTTCTGCCCGAAAATCTCAATATTCATTACAACAGGTGTGTCTGCAGTAATTTTTCCGCCAAATACTTTGCAATAAAACTCTGCAGATTGTTTAGCATCACCATCATACCATAAACACGGGAAAATATTGTTATTCATTTTTTTTTAACTTAGGATTTATTAAATATTTTTCTGAACCTCTTTTTCTGAGACTCAATTTATTTTATTGATTTTTAAAAGAAAAATTATTTTCTTTCATGTAATTTTTAAGCTTTGAAATTGTATTTTTTCCGAAACCGTGAAATTTCAGCAATTCATTTTCAGAATAATCTGATAGTTTTCTAAGAGAATCGATCTGTTCTTTTTCCAGCGTTCTTCTTGCAGGCATTGCTATAACGCCTTGTAAAAATTGATTTCCCTCCACATGATTCTCAGCGCAAATGGGTTTTAAACATTTTGCCATTATTACCAAATTGATCATGATTACACGTTTTTAAAGTTTAATGGTTTTCTACATATTTATGAAAATTATTGAGAATCGCATACCATCCTTCACGCTGCATCTCCACTGAATTTTGTTTTTCAGCATCAAAAATTTGGATTACTTTGGTTGTATTCTCGTCAATTTTTTCAAAAATCACTTCTACTTCTCTACCATCTTCAATCTGATATTTTATTCTTTCATTCTTATCCACTTCATCATAAATTCCTGCAAAATCAAATCCGAAGCTGCCGTCTTTTGCTTCCATTCTATTATTGAATTTACCACCGATTTTCAAATCATTTTCAGATTTTGGACAATACCAACTTTCATGGGCAAAATTCCATTTAACAATATGTTTTGGAGCATTAAAATAATCCCAAACTTTTTCTACTGGTGCCAGTATCGTAATATCAATTTTAACTTTATCCATTTAATAATTTGTTTTTAGGGTGTAAAAAGAAGGGTAAACTCAACATCTACCCTTTCAATAATTAAATATAAAACTATTTTGTGTATTCTTCATTATAATTAATCATCCAATGTACACCAAATTGGTCCTGAAAACTACCGAAATAGTCTCCCCAAAATTGGTCTTCAAGTGGCATTTCAACATTTCCACCTTCTGAAAGTCCTTTAAAGATTCTTTCTGCATCTTCTCTGGAATCTGGAAATACTGAAACGTAATTATTATTCCCAACGGTTAAGTTTTGCCCAAATGACGGTACAATATCTGAAGCCATCAAAAGGTCTCCCCCAATAGGAAGCGCAATATGCATTACTCTGTTTTTTTCTTCATCTGATAAATTTTCAGTTCCGGGAGCGTTACCCATTTTATGAATTTCTCCAACGAATTCTCCGCCAAACACAGATTTGTAAAATGTGAATGCTTTTTCTGCTGTACCGTCAAAATTGAGGTAAGGATTTAATTTTGCCATGATTTTTATTTTTAAAAGTTAGTTTTTTTTTAACACTAATTTCACTAATGTTTTTTTTCACAAATAACACGATTAAATTGGTGTCTATTGCTGTTTTATTTTAACGCAAAGAGCGCAAATATTTTTTAGAGCTTGTTTAAATTTTATTAATTTAAATTCTGTGCGATTAAGTTGTGATTTTTTCCAATCATTTTTTATATAATTCTCGCAAATCACACAGATTTAGCAGATTAAAAACTGAGAAACTAATCTGCTAAATCAGCAAAATCTGCGAGATAAATTATTTTCATTTAAATTTAAACAGCTCTTAATCTAATTGAGAATATTTTTTGTTCGCAAAGGCGTTCTACTCAGCAAAGACTACATTAATATTTCATATTTTCGTCAAAATCGTATTTCATTCCTTCGTAATTAAGGATTCTACGCATTAATCCTATTTGTCCGCAGAGATAATCTTCGCGACCGATGCACATTCCGATAAAATTGAGTACATTTTCAGGAAAAAACTCAATATTCATTCCCATTGGAAAAGCTTTATCTAAATCTTCATCTGAAGCTTCCAATAATTTTTGATAAACAAGAGGTGAAATTTTATGAAAAGAACCTTTCAACTGCTGTAAAGACGGATATTCTAAATTTTCATCTAACGCTTTTCCCTGAAAGAAAAAATCTTTAAACTCAAATTCTTCATTCAAACCGAGTACGCTTCCCATTGCATAACGCATATCGAGAAAATTTCCAACCATCCAAATGATATGGTTGGTTCTGCCTTCAATTCTTTTTAAGGCATCTTCTTCTGAAATCCTGTCAAGAACCATCAGAAAATTCTGACTATGTCCTCGAAATGCAGGAATAATGATTTCTAATTTTGTTGATTTTGGAGTGTCCATAATTTGATTTTTATTTATTTAGCCACAGGTTCTTCCGATTTACATAGATAATTATGATTATAAGACTCTGTAGATTTATTATTAATTTCCTCTCGTAGATTTTACGGATTGAGCAGATATTTTCAGATTAAACAATCTGCGTTATCAGCTAAATTTGCAATAATTTAAAAATTATTCAGTAGGCATTTGAGAGATATCAGCAAATGTTACATTCCAACCATGACCGTTGATGTCCCAAAAAGAGTTCTGGTACATCCATCCATAATCCTGAGGTTCTTCATGTTGAGTTGCTCCGTTTTCAACAGCTGCGTTAACAATTTTATCAACTTCTTCACGACTGTTTAAGCCAATAGCTACCAAAACCTGCGTAGTATCACCTTTTGGAATCGGTCTTTCTGAAAAAGTCTGGAAATATTCTTCCGTTAAAAACATCACGTAAATAGTATCGCTCAACACAACACAAACTGCTTTGTCATCTGAAAACTGTTCGTTAATAGTGAATCCTACATTCGTCCAGAATTCTTTTGTTTTTAGAATGTCTTTTACCGGAAGGTTGACATAAATTTGGTTGATTTTCATATTGTAATTTTTGGGTGTAATACTTTTAACCAAAATTACTAAGTCGCTACGAAAATCAACTTGCCATAAGACAAGATTTAATTTTTCTTGGGATGGGAAACCAATTCTTTACGAATTCGGCTTAAAGAAGTGTCTGTCACACCTAAGTAGGAAGCAATTTGCTTTAGTGGAGCAAATTGTACAACATGAGGTTTTTGTTCTAATAAATTGAGGTAACGTTTGGTGGCAGAAAGCGTAAACATCTCTACAGAACGTTGTTTATAAATGAAAAGTTGCTGAGACATCCATGCTCTTCCCCATTCTCTGAGGTTTGGGATTTTGTGAAATAATTCCTGAAAGGTTTCAAAATCAAATTTCCAGCATTCGCAATCTGTAATGCAAACAATATTTTCCTGAGTCGGAATTCTTTGGAATAATGATGAAACATCAATAATGATTTCATTTTCTACAAAAAAGTGGGTGGTGACTTCATTTCCATTAAAATCATTGACCCATGAACGAGCAAGACCTTTTTCTAAAATATAATATTCATTGGCGGTTTTTCCTTCTTCGAGAATGTATTCTCCTTTTTGAAAACTTACTTTTTCATGAGCCTGAAAAATTTCAACAAGTTCTTTCTGAAAGAAAAAAGGAAAATCGCGATAAACATCAAAGGCTTTGCTAGTCATCCAAATACTATTTTGAGATTTTAAATTTATAATTTTTATTGGAATTGAACGTATTTTTTTTGACAGCTTAAATTTTCAACTCATCGTAAGGTTTTTAAATCCCTAATACTTATTATCATTGTTGTCCGATTAAAACAATAAACAAATTGACAAACTCAATGTTAATAATGTAAATCGATAGGTCGCTCCTCTGGAGCTTTGTTTTGGATTATTTCATTTTTTCTATTAACAGAAAATCCCGATGGGATTAATGCAGCTCCATTAGGAGCAAACTGTTAATAGAAAATAGTGGTTCTTTTATCATTAAAGCTCCTGAGGAGCGAGCTGTTAATTGTATTTCTAATTTTTACCGGACATCAATGATTTATCATAAATATCTATAATTGGTAATAAGTTAGTTTTTAACAGCTTATTTGTTTTTCCTTAGGAAACCTAATCTAATGGTTCGACGAAGTCGATTTAAGATACTTTATATTTAGTATATTAAGATTCCTACGGAAAGACAAAATGTCTGCTGGTTTCTAAACTTTGGTTAAAAACGGACATTCATAATATTTATAAATTGATTTTCTGTTTTAAGACAAACACCCTTGTTTTAACTAAAACAGATTTCTACGAAAGGATAAACACACCCGTTTTAATACAAACAGAATTGTGTTTTTATTAAATCACTATTGTTTTAACCAAAACAGATTTGCGATTGAGTACAAACACCTTTGTTATAATTAAAAATCAGATTTACAAGAATAAATATTTAAAACAAAGAAAGCTGAATCGGCTTTGGTTTTGAAGGTTTTTCTGCATCCCCAAAAACAGTTTTTCCACCAAAACGCCAAGAGTTTTGTCTTTCTTCTTCAATCACCTCATTAATATCAAAATCTGGTGTGAAGTTTTTCTCAGCTTCAGAAATAATCGTGTGAAGCTTATTGATAGACTGCAATTTGTCTGAATTTCCCAACTTAGATTTTTCAATTCCTTTTTGCAAAATTGAAATTGTCTCGTCATAAACATTGATGGGAACAGGAAACGGATGACCGTCTTTTCCACCATTCGCAAACGAAAATCTCGCAGGGTCTCTGAATCTTGAAGGCGCCCCATGAATCACTTCACTTACCAATGCCAAACTTTGTAAAGTTCGCGGTCCTACGCCTTTTAATAACAATAATTCTTCAAAATTTTCAGGTGGCTTTTCTCGGGTCATGTACAAAAGTGTGCCCAGTTTTTTCAAATCTACATCCGAAGCACGTACGTCATGATGAGCAGGCAGAATGAGATTGGCAAAATCCTGCATTATTTTTTCTGAATTGGTGTGTGAGATTTCCAAGATTCCTTTGCGGCTGTTTTTAGCTTCACTCGCTGTTAGATTTAAAATTTCACCTCTATTAATCCCTTGAATTCCTTTGTGTGGTTCTTCTACAAAAGATTCCATATTTTCAGAATGCCAATGGTAACGTCGCGCTGTGCCATCAGAATCATTCATTCCTTGCTGTACAACTGCCCAATTTCCTTCATCTGACAAAATAAAATTATGAAGATACAGTTGATAACCATCCTGAATCGCAGTATTATCCACTTTTGCAGAGAGTTTACTTGCACGAACCAATTCGTTTCCATTTAGTCCGGTTTTATCAGCAATAACTAATAATTCATTCGGAGTTTCTTTGGAAAGCTTGCCTTTTCCACCACAAATATAAATTCCTAGTTCTTTAGAATTAGGATTAATGCTGCGTTTTAATGCTCCCATTACCGAAGTTGTGATGCCTGAAGAATGCCAATCCATTCCCATTACCGCACCGAAACTTTGAAACCAAAACGGGTCTGCTAATCTGCGAAGCACTTCATTTTTACCATAATCTGCTAACATTACTTCTACGATGGAAAGTCCGAGCACGGCCATTCTTTCGTATAGCCAAGGCGGTACTTTTCCGTAATGAAGTGGTAAAGTTGCGGTTCCGGAGCGTTTCATTTATTAGAATTGATAGTTGATAGTTGATAGTTGATAGTTGATAGTTGATAGTTGATAGTTGATAGTTGATAGTTGATAGTTGATAGTTGATAGGCAAAATTAAAGCCTTACAGTTGAAATACATAAGGCTTTAACATTTTTATTTTTTTGATGCAATGATTTTTAATTAACTAAAATTAATAGAATAATATTAGACTTATTGATGTGAAAGAATATTAATGAGCTTTCCGAACGGGTCTATCACAAAGAATCTTCGAACACCCCAATCTTCATTGGTTATTTTGTAGATAATTTTAAATTCTGAATCTACCATTTTGTCATATATTTCATCGACATTATCAACTTCAATAGAAAAGTCGGGAACCTTGGTGTCATTTCCACCTTGAGTTGCAAAACTTATCTGAACTTTTGATTTTTCCTCATTACCGAAAGTTTTAATCCAGCCATGATTCATCAATGTTTCGAGACCCAAAATATCATGATAAAATACATCAGCTTTAGATAAATCTTCAGTTTTTATATTGGCTACGATTCTTTTTACCATTTCATTAAAATTAAAATTTAAGTTTAAAATTAACAAAAAAGCCTTGTAAAAATAATTCTACAAGGCAATATTTATTATTAATTTGAACTTTAATGCTTCACAATTTCCTTTACAATTCCGCCTTGAGGTTCTCTTACGGTTTGGGTAAAAATAAATGCTTTCGGATCAATTGAACGAACAATATTCTGTAGTTTTCGAACTTCCAGCCTGGTTACAATTGTAAAAATAATATCGGCATCGGCGCTTTGCTCAAAAGATTCTTTCATAAAACCTCTTTCTCCTCTGTAAACAGTAATTCCTTTATTCATCGTTAAAACCAAAGCTTTTTTAATCTCTTCGCTGTTTCCTGAAATAATCGTTACTCCTGTATAGGCTTCAATTCCTTCAATCACATATTTAGTAATCTGACTAGCCACGAGATACGTCATAATTGCATACAAAGCGGTTTCAAATTTAAGAAAAACGGTTGCGATGATAAAGATAATCACATTCATTCCTAAAATAATTTCGGTGATACTGAAACTACTTTTTTTGAATGTTAATAATGCTAAAACTTCCATTCCGTCGAAAGTTCCGCCACCTCGCATAGATAAACCGATTCCAATTCCCATGAAAAATCCGCCAAATACAGCGACCAATAATTTGTCATGGGTCACTTCCGGAAAAGGGACGAAAAAAATGGTGATGATGATTAGTAAAATCGTTAAAAAACTTCTGATGGCAAAGTGTTTTCCGATTTGGAAGTACGCCAGAATGATAAATGGTAAGTTTAAAACCAATAGAACGACTCCGAGATTCCAATGGTAAACTTCGTGAAGTAAAAGTGAAACACCGGTAACACCACCATCTAAAAAGTGATTGGGAACGAGGAAAGATTTTAAAGCAAAACTCGCAGAAATAACTCCTAAAACGAGATAAATAATATCTGAAAGAGTAAAAAGCGGGCCATGTTTAGTTGAAGCAGAGCTCATAAAGTAATCAGTTGTTTTTTAGTTTTGTTTTAATAATATTCAGGTTATCCTGTTTTTTTTCTTTTCTGGTATTGATGGCAGTTTCTGTGAAATAATGATGGCTTTCTAAGAATTTCTCCTGTAATAAATTCCAATCACGCTCGGAATTGACAATTCCGAACATCGAAAGTTCTTCAAACAACTTATCACCAATTACAAAAAAGTCATCTCTTCCCAAGTAATCTAAATCGGCATCGGCAACGATTTGTTCTAAATGGTTTTTCGGAGTCTGAGGAATTTTTGTCGCCATGATCATTCCTTTTATTTTATCTAACTGATCTTGCGAAAAGCCATATTCTAACAGATATTCTGCAGCAATTTCACATGATTTTTCCTCATGATTTTTTGATCCGTATAAAAATCCGGTATCGTGAAACAACGCCGCGGTTTTTAGCAATACTAAATCTTCATCACTAACTCCTTCAGATTTAGCAATTTTTTCTACAGCATCGATAACGTCTTTTACGTGCATCACGCTGTGATAAGAAAGATGCTCAGGAAGGTTTTCTCTGAGTCTTTTTAATATGAGTTTATTTAGTTTTTCGTATTCCATATTTAAAATAGAAAATGTTTTTTAAATTTTGTGAACTTTTAATTTTCAAAGATAAAATGCTTTAAATTCAGCAAGAAAACTTTTGTTTCTTTTGTGGTTAAATATTTTTAGCTTCCAATGCAAAATACATATCCATATCTCCTTTTCCTTTTGTATGAATTTTACCTCGGTATTCGCAGGTAATTTTTTCTTTTATCAATTGGTAAGTCGATTCTGAAATATTTATTTTTCCTCTTTCGCTGTTTTGCTCCATTCTTGCTGCGGTATTTACGGTATCGCCCCAAATGTCGTAAGCGAATTTTTTCACCCCAACAATTCCGGCAATTAAAGAACCAGAATTAATCCCGATTCTGATATCTAAAACATCAGGATTGGTCTTTTTTCTTTCTTCAATAAAATGAATAATATCTAAAGCGACCAATACTGTTTTGTAAGCGTGGCATTCATTTTTAATAGGCAATCCGCAAACTGCCAGGTAAGCATCACCGATGGTTTTTATCTTTTCTAAACCATGCTTCTCCATTATCATATCGAAAGCGGTAAAACATTCGTTGAGTTCGACAAGCATTTTTTCAGCACCCATTTTTTCG
The sequence above is a segment of the Chryseobacterium turcicum genome. Coding sequences within it:
- the purB gene encoding adenylosuccinate lyase, encoding MNSYKNPLEERYSSEEMLFNFSHNNKFQNWRKLWIALAEIEKDLGLEITDEQIAELKANVDNIDYDKAAEYEKKFRHDVMAHVHAYGDVAPSAKGIIHLGATSAFVGDNTDLIQIRDGLLILKKKLVNVMKNLADFSIQYKDLPTLGFTHFQPAQLTTVGKRATLWLQSLVLDIEELDFFLETLRFRGVKGTTGTAASFLELFNGDYSKVKHLDKELSKRFGFEKVFGVSGQTYDRKIDAKVVALLGNIAQSAHKFTNDLRLLQNLKEIEEPFEKNQIGSSAMAYKRNPMRSERIGALAKYVMSLTTSSAMVASTQWFERTLDDSANKRLTIPQAFLAVDAILLIWNNIMNGIVVYPNRINKHIMEELPFMATEYIIMEEVKAGGDRQEIHEVIRVHSMEASKKVKEEGLENDLIERILNDDSLKLDKSKLKEVLDPKNFIGFAPIQTEEFIANEVQPIIDANKELIGLEADLKV
- a CDS encoding DoxX family protein; the encoded protein is MKLLSILFITFALALLGTKIFQGNWNFLFSGNLGMAVFILFTGFAHFKFQKGMALMIPEFMPAKMFWVYFTGIIEIAAGIGLMIPSIRELTSILLIIFLVLVFIANINSSRKKVNLFKADYSGPGMSYLYKERIPMQIILIAWTWFFGIYLN
- a CDS encoding SRPBCC family protein, whose protein sequence is MENLSYNIIIDAPKEKIWDVLWTPQTYSEWTKFFNPKSISLMKSDWQVGGKTYFTNTDGEGMVSTIDSLEKPDQIVFKHLGMVDKDGNEDTQSKEVMEWNGSFEKYFLISLDDGTVKLQAEVQAESEWKDHMNEGFTKGLQIVKDLSESK
- a CDS encoding SRPBCC domain-containing protein: MEVLEFEIKINASPEKIWTVLWDDMHYRQWTSAFTKGSFYVGTWDEGSIIKFFDPNNNGMYSRVLKNDPNKEMTFLHLGEIYDGIETPQDWGDATETYTLEETEEETILKATIKSSPEFKDFFEEKFPAALQNVKNLSENQL
- a CDS encoding VOC family protein, with product MNNNIFPCLWYDGDAKQSAEFYCKVFGGKITADTPVVMNIEIFGQKIMLLNGGPHFEKNASVSFMVMCETEDEVQKYWDQLEDGGIVLMALDSYPWSKKYGWIRDKFGVTWQLYLGEKKSEQRIIPTLMFIHQNNGKASEAMELYTHVFPNSKIESVLKYGEGVNGENHEIPENVQHAHFEIDGYSMFCMDNSYDHKFDFNEGISMVIMTNNQEETDNLWNSLTAEGGRESMCGWLKDKFGMSWQIVPKRLIELMSDSDQLKAQKVVQAMMKMQKIVIKDLEEAYNS
- a CDS encoding DNA-directed RNA polymerase subunit alpha C-terminal domain-containing protein, translated to MAKCLKPICAENHVEGNQFLQGVIAMPARRTLEKEQIDSLRKLSDYSENELLKFHGFGKNTISKLKNYMKENNFSFKNQ
- a CDS encoding SRPBCC family protein; the protein is MDKVKIDITILAPVEKVWDYFNAPKHIVKWNFAHESWYCPKSENDLKIGGKFNNRMEAKDGSFGFDFAGIYDEVDKNERIKYQIEDGREVEVIFEKIDENTTKVIQIFDAEKQNSVEMQREGWYAILNNFHKYVENH
- a CDS encoding VOC family protein is translated as MAKLNPYLNFDGTAEKAFTFYKSVFGGEFVGEIHKMGNAPGTENLSDEEKNRVMHIALPIGGDLLMASDIVPSFGQNLTVGNNNYVSVFPDSREDAERIFKGLSEGGNVEMPLEDQFWGDYFGSFQDQFGVHWMINYNEEYTK
- a CDS encoding DinB family protein, with protein sequence MDTPKSTKLEIIIPAFRGHSQNFLMVLDRISEEDALKRIEGRTNHIIWMVGNFLDMRYAMGSVLGLNEEFEFKDFFFQGKALDENLEYPSLQQLKGSFHKISPLVYQKLLEASDEDLDKAFPMGMNIEFFPENVLNFIGMCIGREDYLCGQIGLMRRILNYEGMKYDFDENMKY
- a CDS encoding VOC family protein; this encodes MKINQIYVNLPVKDILKTKEFWTNVGFTINEQFSDDKAVCVVLSDTIYVMFLTEEYFQTFSERPIPKGDTTQVLVAIGLNSREEVDKIVNAAVENGATQHEEPQDYGWMYQNSFWDINGHGWNVTFADISQMPTE
- a CDS encoding Crp/Fnr family transcriptional regulator, producing MTSKAFDVYRDFPFFFQKELVEIFQAHEKVSFQKGEYILEEGKTANEYYILEKGLARSWVNDFNGNEVTTHFFVENEIIIDVSSLFQRIPTQENIVCITDCECWKFDFETFQELFHKIPNLREWGRAWMSQQLFIYKQRSVEMFTLSATKRYLNLLEQKPHVVQFAPLKQIASYLGVTDTSLSRIRKELVSHPKKN
- a CDS encoding DUF763 domain-containing protein, producing MKRSGTATLPLHYGKVPPWLYERMAVLGLSIVEVMLADYGKNEVLRRLADPFWFQSFGAVMGMDWHSSGITTSVMGALKRSINPNSKELGIYICGGKGKLSKETPNELLVIADKTGLNGNELVRASKLSAKVDNTAIQDGYQLYLHNFILSDEGNWAVVQQGMNDSDGTARRYHWHSENMESFVEEPHKGIQGINRGEILNLTASEAKNSRKGILEISHTNSEKIMQDFANLILPAHHDVRASDVDLKKLGTLLYMTREKPPENFEELLLLKGVGPRTLQSLALVSEVIHGAPSRFRDPARFSFANGGKDGHPFPVPINVYDETISILQKGIEKSKLGNSDKLQSINKLHTIISEAEKNFTPDFDINEVIEEERQNSWRFGGKTVFGDAEKPSKPKPIQLSLF
- a CDS encoding glyoxalase superfamily protein, encoding MVKRIVANIKTEDLSKADVFYHDILGLETLMNHGWIKTFGNEEKSKVQISFATQGGNDTKVPDFSIEVDNVDEIYDKMVDSEFKIIYKITNEDWGVRRFFVIDPFGKLINILSHQ
- a CDS encoding YitT family protein is translated as MSSASTKHGPLFTLSDIIYLVLGVISASFALKSFLVPNHFLDGGVTGVSLLLHEVYHWNLGVVLLVLNLPFIILAYFQIGKHFAIRSFLTILLIIITIFFVPFPEVTHDKLLVAVFGGFFMGIGIGLSMRGGGTFDGMEVLALLTFKKSSFSITEIILGMNVIIFIIATVFLKFETALYAIMTYLVASQITKYVIEGIEAYTGVTIISGNSEEIKKALVLTMNKGITVYRGERGFMKESFEQSADADIIFTIVTRLEVRKLQNIVRSIDPKAFIFTQTVREPQGGIVKEIVKH